Proteins from a single region of Coregonus clupeaformis isolate EN_2021a chromosome 19, ASM2061545v1, whole genome shotgun sequence:
- the LOC121531785 gene encoding anoctamin-10-like encodes MTSLGDKGSVQTQTKVLSQGCWTQVSCLCCVSERVEPLVLIQLSHNVQPVTKRWLISLIEASKRHGGASLLAHPGEDECGNVIVVSAPRCTLLRATEDLGLCKKYRNEEMVAFSYHDRDNFTNVDDMQEFLTLAERQYIVKIELDSLQAQKKQRIPGVPEAPGVLKAWENICQKLERAGVIKDIFPLHDQQRLNEVGRRWSSKKQIWRQPLDAIQSYFGGTVAFYFSFLQFYTWALVPPAFLGLVLTFLQPAGGLGSGVVKEQAGEWVMEEEEDYGPSVSGHMVQAVFSMLWSTLFIEFWKRRSSSLSHRWGTRHLTERFAEPRPGFHGTLGINPVTGRLEPLFPEWQRQLRVCLVSLPLVGLFLGLVVLGMTGFYHGEALVQGFHQDSGSLFSGALLYLPSIAHTVYTNILKNVYHTVAMQLTKWENHREESSFQNHHTTKVLLFTFFNNFAVLFHIAFYKQDLPLLRKKLASLLIWNQLVNQLTEVVVPFIVDRFLSAPHKKEQEDNLEVDKLRAQRSLPPFPGLFAEYIELLLKFGYLSLFSCVYPLTAVLLLLNNITEIPGDAYKICKLFRKPFSAPVSNMGVWQTAFEVLGFVSVMSNCWLLLLSPRVQKFCLEGGISGKNIILFAILVEHVLILVKMILAFMIPAEPDWVRIKREQIEFHSMQALGQQVSCGNAVLYFVGQ; translated from the exons ATGACATCACTGGGTGATAAAGGCTCTGTCCAGACACAGACCAAGGTCCTGTCACAGGGCTGCTGGACGCAGGTCAGCTGTCTCTGCTGTGTGTCTGAGCGGGTGGAGCCCCTGGTCCTCATCCAGCTGTCACACAACGTCCAGCCTGTCACCAAGAGGTGGCTCATCTCCCTGATTGAAGCTTCAAAGAGACACGGAG GAGCATCGTTGCTGGCCCACCCTGGTGAGGATGAGTGTGGGAATGTGATCGTGGTGTCTGCTCCTCGCTGCACCCTTCTCAGAGCCACAGAGGATCTGGGTCTGTGTAAGAAATACCGCAATGAAGAGATGGTTGCTTTCTCCTACCACGACAGAGACAACTTCACCAATGTCG ATGACATGCAGGAGTTCCTGACATTAGCGGAGCGTCAGTACATAGTCAAGATTGAGCTGGACTCTCTACAGGCCCAGAAGAAGCAGAGAATCCCTGGAGTCCCAGAGGCTCCAGGGGTCCTGAAGGCCTGGGAGAACATCT GTCAGAAGCTGGAGAGAGCAGGAGTGATAAAGGACATCTTCCCTCTACATGACCAGCAGAGACTGAATGAAGTCGGCAGAAGGTGGTCCTCTAAGAAGCAGATATGGAGACAGCCTCTCG ATGCAATACAATCATATTTTGGAGGCACCGTGGCATTTTACTTCagctttctgcaattctacacctgGGCCCTGGTGCCCCCTGCCTTCCTGGGCCTGGTCCTGACCTTTCTACAGCCTGCCGGTGGATTGGGTAGTGGGGTGGTGAAGGAGCAGGCCGGGGAGTgggtgatggaggaggaggaagattatGGCCCCTCAGTCAGCGGTCACATGGTACAGGCTGTATTCAGCATGCTGTGGTCCACGCTGTTCATCGAGTTCTGGAAGCGCCGGAGCTCCTCCCTCTCCCACCGCTGGGGCACACGCCACCTGACTGAGCGCTTCGCCGAGCCCCGCCCTGGCTTCCACGGCACCCTGGGGATCAACCCTGTGACAGGCCGTCTGGAGCCCCTATTCCCGGAGTGGCAGAGGCAGCTGCGTGTGTGCCTGGTGTCGTTGCCCCTAGTAGGGCTGTTCCTGGGACTGGTGGTGCTGGGCATGACAGGCTTCTACCACGGAGAGGCCCTGGTACAGGGCTTCCATCAGGACAGCGGATCCCTGTTCTCTGGAGCTCTGCTCTACCTGCCCTCTATAGCCCACACAGTCTACACCAACATATTGAAGAATGTGTACCACACTGTGGCCATGCAACTCACCAAGTGGG AAAACCACAGAGAGGAGTCCTCCTTCCAGAACCATCATACCACCAAAGTCCTCCTG TTCACTTTCTTCAACAACTTTGCTGTGCTCTTCCACATTGCCTTCTACAAACAGGACCTACCACTGCTACGCAAG AAGCTTGCCTCTCTGCTAATTTGGAACCAGCTGGTGAACCAGCTTACAGAGGTTGTGGTGCCGTTTATAGTCGACCGCTTCCTCAGTGCTCCCCATAAGAAAGAGCAGGAGGACAACCTAGAGGTGGACAAACTCAGAGCTCAGAGAAGCCTTCCACCCTTTCCA GGCCTGTTTGCGGAGTACATTGAGTTGCTGCTGAAGTTTGGATATTTGAGTCTGTTCTCCTGTGTGTACCCGCTCACCGCCGTCCTCCTGCTCCTCAACAACATCACAGAGATCCCAGGGGATGCCTACAAGATTTGCAAACTGTTCCGGAAGCCATTCTCTGCCCCTGTATCCAACATGGGGGTGTGGCAG ACAGCGTTTGAGGTTCTGGGCTTTGTCTCAGTCATGTCTAACtgctggctgctgctgctgtcccCTCGCGTCCAGAAGTTCTGTCTGGAGGGAGGGATCAGCGGCAAGAACATCATACTCTTCGCCATCCTGGTCGAG cATGTCCTGATCCTGGTCAAGATGATTCTAGCTTTTATGATACCAGCCGAGCCTGACTGGGTCAGAATCAAGAGGGAACAGATCGAGTTCCACTCTATGCAAGCTCTAGGGCAGCAG